In Candidatus Binatia bacterium, the genomic window GGATCGAACGGAGTCGCAAGAGCCGATGTTCGAAAGATTTCCGCTATGCCCCTCGCGGGCGAAGCGCTTTCTTGAGACGACCATGCTCGACTTCGTGCCCGGAGAAAGATCCGCGTATTCAAGCGTCGGGTATTGCATCCTCGGACGCGTCATAGAGAAGGTTTCGAACAAATCGTATGGCGATTTCGTCAAGGAGGCGATCGCCGAGCCGCTCGGGATCAAGAGCTTTGCGTTGGGCACCGAACAAGGTTCGTTGGCGGACGAAGGTCAATACTTTGCTACCCAAATTCCGGGCGTAAGAACCCTATCGCCTTACGGCGGATTTTCCATGGTAGCGAGGGGTGCTTCGGGCGGGTGGATAACCACCGCCGCGCATTATTTGCGTTTTTTAAACGCGTTGGACGGCACGCGCAAACCGGCTTTGCTGAAACCTGAAACTTACGCGGAGTTGACGGCCCGCCCTGACGCAGCGGACAGTTCCGGCAAGCCCACGTATTATGCCAAAGGCTTGAGCGTCCGGCCGCTAAGGGTCGGCGCCAACATTTGGCACCGCGGCAGCTTCGCGGGTACGATGAGCTTCGCCGCCAAACTGGCCGCCGGCTGGAGCTATGCGGCGATCTTCAATCAACGTCCGGAAAACTTCGAAGCGATGCTTAGCCGGATCGACCGGATGCTGAGCGAGGCCTCCCACAAGGCGACTCCGCCCGCGGAAGGCGATTTGTTTGCGCAATGAAAACCGCTCGACGGAAATTCTTTCCGATTCCGTTTTTGATCCCGGCCCTGGCAGCGTGCGCCGGCCCCGTCAGCCGCATGCCGAGAGAGGTGGTCGCCAAGATTCCGCTTATCGACGTGCACGCGCATTACCCCGGCAGGCCTCCACGCACGGCGCAAGATTTCATTCGGACAATGGATTCAGTCGGGATCGAACAAACGGTCCTCTTCCTGGGCGGAACCGGAGGCAGAGAAACGAGCGATCTGCAGAAATACTCAGACCGGTTCGTCCTGTTTTTTGCGGGTCCCGCTGCCAACGATGCCGTTCGCGCCAAGATTAAGACCGGCGATCCTAAGGCCATCGAAGAGTTGCTCGACGATTACGAGCGCGCGCTACAGTCCAGTCTCTATCGCGGGCTGGGTGAAATCTACGCCTATCACTCGGACCGGCCCACACAGCTAGCGCCCGACTCCCCGGCAATCCGGGGCCTTCTGGAGTTAGTGACGAGATACCGCGTCCCGATCAGCATTCACTGCACCGCCGATGGCAGGCCGGAGATGGAGCGCGCTTTAAAATCTCATCCCAAGGCAAGCGTGATTTGGACTCACACGGGAAGCTTTTTGTCTCCGGCTGTGATGACGGATCTTCTAGAGACTCACCCCAATCTCTACTTTGAGCTGGCGATAAAAAATAAAAGGCTTCGAATAGACCGATATCCCATCCTGTCCGGCATGACGTTGCGCGAGGACTGGCGCCAACTTTTCGAGTCGTATCCGGAGCGCTTTTTTCTGGGCTTTGATTTCCCCGGCACAGGCCCGAACCATGGCACGCCGCTTGAGACGGCGGCGGAGAGCGCCGAATTCTTTCGGACCATTCTGATGCAGCTTAACCCCTCGACCGCGCGAAAGATCGCCTACCAAAATGCTCGGGCGATTTTGGCTAAGAGGAGAGCTTCCAGCAGCGCGTTATGAAGCGATTGTATTTTTGGATGTTGGTCGTCCGGCAAATCTTTGTGCGAGGGTCTTTTGCGCTTTGGGTCGCCGCGTTTTTCCCGGCAATTCAAAGCGCCTGGGGACAAGCCACCGGACCGGACTTGATCGGATTCAAGAGCGGTGATCTCGAGCTCAAGGGGTTTGTTTGGAAGCCGTCCGGCGATGGTCCTTTTCCCGCGTTGTTATGGAACCACGGCAGCGAGAAATCCCCCGGGTCGGTCGAGACCGTGGCGCCATATTTCGTAAGCAAAGGCTTTATCTTCTTCGTGCCGCATCGCCGCGGACAAGGGCGTTCGCCGGGACCTTACATCATGGATGAGCTCAGCGGGGCTGTATCAAAGAGCAAACGCGGCGGCATGTCGGTTAAACTTCACGAAACGCATTTCCAAGATCAACTGGCGGGATTAAAGTATTTGATGGCTCTTGCCTACGTGGATAAGAACCGAATCGCAGTCATGGGCGCTTCCTTCGGCGGGATCCAAACGATGCTGGCGGTCGAGCGCGGACCCGGCTATCGCGTCGCGGTGAATTGCTCGGGTGGCACCGAGACGTGGAGCGGCTCTTCGGATTTGCGCTCGCTTCTCATCGCTGCCGCGAGAAAAGCGACCATGCCGGTATTCTTCCTGCAGGCGGAAAACGACCACGACCTGACTCCGAACCGCGTCTTGAGCGAAGAAGTTCGGAAAAGCGGCCAGCCGGTAGAAGCGAAGGTCTATCCCGCCTTCGGCTTCGGTTTCCGCGAGGGCCATAGTTTCTGCTCCCGCGGCGCGAAGACTTGGGGCCCCGACGTTCTTAAATTTATCGAGACGCATTTCAAATAAGAATGGGTGGAAATAAAATTTTAGTCTAATCACCACGGCCCTTTCCCCATCGCCCAGCGGTCGAGGCTGGCGAGATATTCACGGAAGAGCACCATGCGCATCGCGACGGCGCGCCGCACTCGGTCTTGCCGGTCGGCGGTCGTGGCATAGCGCTTGAGAAATTCCTGCGGGACGCTGCCGTGCTCCGCCTCGTCCTCGGTGATCCGGCGATAGGGCTGTTTGATCCAGTCCGGGACGGCGGGCGACTTGAGGCACATCTGGATCAAGTAGTACGCCACGGTCTCCCCGGCCAGAGAAAGTCCGGCGAGGCGCTCGCAAGTGTCGTTGAGACCCTCCATGGCGTTGAACATCGCGATCTGCGCCGGCAGCGGCTTATAGTCGAACGGATTCTGGCCGAGCTCTTGAATTCTTTTCGATAGGAGCCCGGCATGCGTCATCTCTTCGTGCGCCGATTCGGCCATCGTCGTCTTCACGTCCAGCTCGGGCGTCGTCTTGAGCCACGCGCCGTAAAGATCCGCCGCTCTCAGCTCGTTGAAGAGGCGGCTCTTCATGACGCGAACCCGCTCCTCGTCGCTCTTGAGCGGGATATAGCTATACGCCGGCGGCTGCCCGTCGAGCGTGCGACAAAATTCATGGACGGGTACTAACAACTCTTTTACAAACTCTTCGCTCCTCATTACTCCCTCCTGTTTCTTTTCATCCCTCATCCTTCATCCTTTGTTGGTTTTTCCCTCCAGCTCGCGCAACGATTTTTCCAACTCTCCCTCTAAATCTGCGACGTCGAAGCCCACGGCGCGCGCGCCGTCCAATATGGCGATGCAAATCATAACGAGATCGAGGCACTCCTTCGGCGGCGCGGCATCTCGATGTTCGATAAGGTAATGATCGACGCGCTGCTTGAGCGTTAGAAAGTCGCGCAGGCAGACGACGGCTGGAAGGTCCTTGAGCGTTCCCGTATTCATCGTCGAAGGCTCGAAGGCGACGCCGCCCGGATCGACGAGCGCGATCTGGCGGCCGTTCTCGAATAATAGCACGAGATAGGCGTCCTTCGTTTCGGGATGAATCTTCTCTTCGAACGCCTTCACGTCGCGCCAGGGAAGATGAACGCGCTTCCCCGAGGCGACGTCCAGAAATGTAGAGCTTTCCTCGTCGTAGAGAACGACATGCCGGTGCTGCTCGACCCACTCTTTGACTTTCTCCTTCGCCTGGTTGATAGCCTCGAACATGCCCAATACTAGCACAAAAAAATGCGCGTCAATCAAGATCGACGGAAGGCGGCTTCGAGATCGACACCGCACAAGAACACTCCAAAAATGCACTGTTTGAGCCTTTCTTCCTCGAAAAACGAGAGCCGCATCCAGGAATTCCCCTAATTGAAAATTACCCCGGATTCATTACCCTTTTAAGTAGCGCGTGAAAGCGCGGGGAGGGATGCGTGCGTTACTTGGTTTTAGCCTGCGACTTCGATGAGACTCTCGGCGTCGGCGGACGCGTGGCCGGCGAGACGATAGCCGCGTTGGAGCGTCTTGTGGCCTCCGGCCGGAAGCTGATTCTGGTCACCGGCCGGGAGCTGGACGATCTGCTGCGGATCTTTCCCCACGCGAACCTGTTCGAGCGCATCGTCGCCGAGAACGGCGCCACGATTTACCGGCCGGCCGGCC contains:
- a CDS encoding ferritin-like domain-containing protein; the protein is MRSEEFVKELLVPVHEFCRTLDGQPPAYSYIPLKSDEERVRVMKSRLFNELRAADLYGAWLKTTPELDVKTTMAESAHEEMTHAGLLSKRIQELGQNPFDYKPLPAQIAMFNAMEGLNDTCERLAGLSLAGETVAYYLIQMCLKSPAVPDWIKQPYRRITEDEAEHGSVPQEFLKRYATTADRQDRVRRAVAMRMVLFREYLASLDRWAMGKGPW
- a CDS encoding amidohydrolase family protein translates to MKTARRKFFPIPFLIPALAACAGPVSRMPREVVAKIPLIDVHAHYPGRPPRTAQDFIRTMDSVGIEQTVLFLGGTGGRETSDLQKYSDRFVLFFAGPAANDAVRAKIKTGDPKAIEELLDDYERALQSSLYRGLGEIYAYHSDRPTQLAPDSPAIRGLLELVTRYRVPISIHCTADGRPEMERALKSHPKASVIWTHTGSFLSPAVMTDLLETHPNLYFELAIKNKRLRIDRYPILSGMTLREDWRQLFESYPERFFLGFDFPGTGPNHGTPLETAAESAEFFRTILMQLNPSTARKIAYQNARAILAKRRASSSAL
- a CDS encoding serine hydrolase domain-containing protein, whose translation is MNPCNRKTRLRIASLSKPITSAAVMLLVERGQLKLDDTVLEVLGDAAPAAKDLRDPRVGRITVRQLLEHRGGWDRTESQEPMFERFPLCPSRAKRFLETTMLDFVPGERSAYSSVGYCILGRVIEKVSNKSYGDFVKEAIAEPLGIKSFALGTEQGSLADEGQYFATQIPGVRTLSPYGGFSMVARGASGGWITTAAHYLRFLNALDGTRKPALLKPETYAELTARPDAADSSGKPTYYAKGLSVRPLRVGANIWHRGSFAGTMSFAAKLAAGWSYAAIFNQRPENFEAMLSRIDRMLSEASHKATPPAEGDLFAQ
- a CDS encoding prolyl oligopeptidase family serine peptidase, yielding MKRLYFWMLVVRQIFVRGSFALWVAAFFPAIQSAWGQATGPDLIGFKSGDLELKGFVWKPSGDGPFPALLWNHGSEKSPGSVETVAPYFVSKGFIFFVPHRRGQGRSPGPYIMDELSGAVSKSKRGGMSVKLHETHFQDQLAGLKYLMALAYVDKNRIAVMGASFGGIQTMLAVERGPGYRVAVNCSGGTETWSGSSDLRSLLIAAARKATMPVFFLQAENDHDLTPNRVLSEEVRKSGQPVEAKVYPAFGFGFREGHSFCSRGAKTWGPDVLKFIETHFK